In the Mobula birostris isolate sMobBir1 unplaced genomic scaffold, sMobBir1.hap1 scaffold_1276, whole genome shotgun sequence genome, TACTTTCttcgaagtttgcaaagattcagcacgaCATCTGATTGAGTATATTTACTGGTtgcctcacagcctggtatggaaacaccaatgccctgaaCGAAAGATCCTACAAAAAGTCGTGGATACTGCCAGTCCATCATTGAGCCCATCTGCACAGAGCGTTGTCGTAGGAAAGTGGAGTCCatcgttgtcgcaggaaagcggaGTCCatcgttgtcgcaggaaagcggaGTCCatcgttgtcgcaggaaagcggaATCGatcgttgtcgcaggaaagcctTCTGCACCACGACACCCTGAGCTCCCCTGTACTCGTTCTAGCAACAATGacagggatgtgctggagctgggagctgctgtgtgtgtgtgggtgggtgccaggtggataggaaagaggcttgctttgctgttgttgtggacatgctatactGGTGCTGGAACGTAAggtaacacttgcgggctgcccccagcatgtccTCAGTGATTAGTCAACGTACAGTGGCAGtgttttttttggcgtgtgcgtgcACGTGATGTCGGTGGGACGATGTCTTCTTCATGCCTTTACGAGGcgcggagcaagagagagagagagagagagactgtgtggcgtgccactcctcacacagacacttttcgcagtatttttccctttattttatgagtttgagttgcgatctcgacactcgacccggcacggatggaaagcgtactcgggaatggacccgactggtttcgaacccgggaacctccctTCCagggtccggcgctgatgtcattgcccAACGGTGGTAGTGTTAATGCAAACGACACACTTCACTCTATGTTACAATGAACGTGACAAATCTGGCGCCACAGTCGCATAGCGGTCagcacgacgctattacagcttggggtgtcggaGCTGGGAGTTCAATGCTGGCGTCCTCTGCAAGGAGTGTGTAGCTCCTCCCTGTGGAACGTGTGGGTTTGCTCTAGGTGTTCCAgttatgcaaccctgagattcattttcctgtgggcatactcagcaaatctacagaatagtaactgtaacaggatcaatgaaagatcaaccagagtgcagaagacaaatgaaaatataaataaatagcaataaataatgagaacattagatagagtccttaaagtgagctttgttgtgggaacatttcaatgaaggggcaagtgagtgtggttatcccagttcattcaagagcctgatagtggGGGGTCAGTAAcggttcctgaagctggtggtgtgagtcctgaggctcctgaaccttcttcctgatggcaccaagagagaaaagtgcatggcctgggtggtggtctGCACCCAGCGGGACACCAGCAAACAGTCAGAAAGAAACAGTTCAGAAATGAGACGGGATGGGGGACAAAAAAGGACTGGATAGGCGGGGTGTCTGTGCGGTGTTAAAACCTCAGCGCTGCGAATAGTAGCATCTTCCCGAGCCAGTCCGTTCTTCCGTCAGCCGCTCCAAAGTCCTCCTCACCCAGACGCCCTGGGCTAGGCACGCCAACCGGGAGCGATTTTCCACTGTTACAAACGGAGTAAATCCGTCCCTGCTCCTGGGAAACTTTGGCAATCCACCAGCCACACCCACTGCTCAGCACCAAAGAGACACGGACCGAAACCCTCACCGAACAGAATCCTTCCAGGAAAGGAAACTGTTTCACTTACCGTGCCATAGGCCAAAGTGTCCGTGTACTTCTTCATCTGTGTGTAGATGTTGTTCAGGTACCATCTGAAACTTTTGCACTGTAACCTCTGCCTCAGCGCCTTCCGTTCCGAAATGTTTCCAATGTCGATCCCCGGGTCCTACAGAGGTTGGAAGAGGGAAACAAAACAGAGGGATCGATGACGCTCATAAAGCCCACGGAGACACAATCCAATCCATGTTGCAATTCTAACAccttttacactcagtggccacgctATTAGGCACACCCGTACATTTGCccattgatgcaaatatctaatcaatcatgtggcagaaactcaatgcataagaacatgcagacatggtcaagaggttcagttgttgttcagaccaaacatcagaatgggaaagaaatgggatctaaatgactttgagcattgaatgattgttggtgccagatggggtggtttgagtatctcagaaactgctgatctcctgggattttcacacacaacagtctctagagtttgcagaaaaTGGTGTAAAAAACTAAAAAGCATTTAGTGATCAGccattctgtgggcaaaagcaccttgttaaagacagtgccctcccctccattgagtgTATCTACATgaagcaggaaagcagcatccattatcagggacccccaccatccaagccatgctctcttctcactgctgccatcaggaagaaggtacaggagccttagaacccacaccaccaggttcaggaacagttattacccctcaatcatcaggctcttgaatcagaggggataacatagtcaggggaacagacaggagattctgtgagcctgacagagatacctgcatggtgggttgcctcccaggtgccagggtacgggatgtctcggatcaggtcctgaatattctaaagggggagggtaagcagccagttgtcttggtacatgttggtaccaatgacatagataggacaaaggaggaggtcctgaagagagatttccaggagttaggaaggaagctgagaagcaggacctccagggtagtaatgtcgggattgctacctgtgccacgtgctagcgagggcaagagtagtcggatcaggcagatgaatgcctggctgagagactggtgtagggggcagggcttcagattcttggataattgggatctcttctgggggaagtatgacctgttcaaaaaggacaggttacacctgaacccgaaggggaccaatatcctggcgggaaagtttaatagagctgctagggagggtttaagctaatttggcagggggatgggaaacggAATGAcggagcggaggaaggggaaaacagaaataaatctaagatagtgagcagtaaagatgtcaggaaagacaggcaggtgatggggcaaatgtgtagccattgggatgagttgcagtgcagtaaagttgcagtgcaatcaaagcgaaaagtatcaaatactggtcttaaggtgttgtacttaaatgcatgcagcataagaaataagatggatgatcttgtcgtacagctgcggattggcaggtatgatattgtggccatcactgagacctggctaaaggatgcatgtctctgggagcagaacgtccaaggatacacggtgtatcggaaggataggcaggcaggcagagggggaggcgtggctttattggtaagaaatgatattaaatcattagagagaggtgatataggatcggaaggtgcagaatctttatgggttgaactaagaaatcgcaggggtaaaaggaccctgatggcagttatttataggcctccaaacagctgcagggatgtggactacaaattacaactagaaatagaaaaggcttgggcagtgttatgataattgtgggggattttaacatgtgagtagattggaaaaaccaggtcagcactggatctcaagagagagaatttgtagaatgtctgcgagatggctttttagaacagcttgttgttgagcccactaggggatcggctgtactggattgggtattgtgtaatgaactggaggtgattagagagactgaggtgaaggaacccttaggaggcagtgatcataacatgattgagttcactgtgaaattagaaaaagagaagccgaaatctgatgtgtcggtatttcagtggagtaaaggaaattacagtggcatgagagaggaactggccaaagttgactggaaagagacactggcgggaaagacggcagagcagcagtggctggagtttatgcgagaaatgaggaaggtgcaagacaggtatattccaaaaaagaagaaattttcgagtggaaattTTCgagtggttgacaagagaagtcaaagccaaagttaaagctaaggagagggcatacaaggaagcaaaaattagtgggaagagagaggattgggaagtctttaaaaccttacaaaaggaaaccaagaaggtcattaagagagaaaagattaactatgaaaggaaactagcaaataatatcaaagaggatactaaaagctttctcaagtatataaagagtaaaagacaggtgagagtagatataggaccgatagaaaatgatactggagaaattataaagggagatgaggagatggcagaggaactgaacaagtattttgcatcagtcttcactgaggaagacagcaggataccggacactcaagggtggcagggaagagaagtgtgcgcagtcacaaatacgacagagaaagtattcaggaagctgattaggctaaaggtcgataaatctcctggaccagatggaatgcaccctcgtgttctgaaggaagtagccgtggagattgcagaggcattagcgatgatctttcaaaagtcgataaaTTCTGGcacggttccggaggactggaagattgcaaatgttaatccgctatttaagaagggggtaaggaagcaaaaaggaaattatagacctgttagcttgacgtcggtggttgggaacttgttggagtcgattgtcaaggatgaggttacagagtacctggaggcatatgacaagataggcagaactcagcatggattccttaaaggaaaatcctgcctgacaaacctattacaatttttttgaggaaattaccagtaggctagacaagggagatgcagtggatgttgtatatttggattttcagaaggcctttgacaaggtgccacacatgaggctgcttaacaagataagagtccatggaattacaggaaagttacatacgtggatagagcgttggctgattggcaggaaacagagagtgggaataaagggatcctattctggttggctgccggttaccagtggtgttccacaggggtccgtgttggggccgcttctttttacattgtacatcaacgatttggattatggaatagatggctttgtggctaagtttgctgacgatacgaagataggtagaggagccggtagtgctgaggaaacggagagtctgcagagagacttggatagattggaagaatgggcagagatgtggcaaatgaagtacaatgttggaaagtgtattgttatgcactttggcagaaaaaataaacaggcagactattatttaaatggggaaagaattcaaagttctgagatgcaacgggacttgggagtcctcgtacaggattcccttaaagttaacctccaggttgagtcggtggtgaagaaggcgaatgcaatgttggcattcatttctagaggaatagagtataggagcagggatgtgatgttgaggctctataaggcgctggtgagacctcacttggagtactgtgggcagttttggtctccttatttaagaaaggatgtgctgacattggagagggtacagagaagattcactagaatgattccgggaatgagagggttaacatatgaggaacgtttgtccgctcttggactgtattccttggagtttagaagaatgaggggagacctcatagaaacatttcgaatgttaaaaggcatggacagagtggatgtggcaaagttgttccccatgatgggggagtctagtacgagaaggcatgacttcaggattgaagggcgcccattcagaaaagaaatgcgaaaaaatttttttagtcagagggtggtgaatctatggaatttgttgccacgggcagcagtggaggccaagtcattgggtgtctttaaggcagagattgataggtatctgagtagccggggcatcaaaggttatggtgagaaggcggggcagtgggactaaataggataaaatggatcagctcatgataaaatggcggagcagactcgatgggtcgaatggcctacttctgctccttagttttatggtcttatggtcttaaaacctacagcacaatacaggcgcttcggcccacaatgctgtgccaaacatgtacttactttagaaattacctagggttacccaaagccctctatttttctaagttccatgtacctgtccaggagcctcttaaacagccctatcgtatccgcctccaccactgtcgccagcagcccattccatgcactcaccactttctgcgtaaaaaacttacccctgacatctcctctgtacctacttccaagcaccttaaaactatgccctctcgtgttagccatttcagccctgggaaaaagcctctgactatccacacgatcaatgcctctcatcatcttatacacctctatcaggtcagtaACCagttgggataacttcactcaccccatcactacctatggactcactttcaaagactcttcatctcatgttcgcaatacttattatttacttatttattattatttctttctttttgaatttgcacagattgttgtcttttgcagagaGAAATTAACAATCGGGTCTTGAAATGTGAGACttccttgcattctgaggctgtgcctctggtcccAGATTATCCCACTTTTGGAAATATGGGTCAAATGGCCCGATTCTGTTTCTCTGTCTCATCATCTACCCCAGCAGCTCCCACCTCCATGACCTTCGTCCACTCACCTCGCTGGGAATGTTCCAAGCCATGTAGACATGATCTTTGAATTCATCCATCCACACCTCTGCCACGCGAAGGGCGTTCCGGCGGACGTGTGTGGCAAGATCTCTGGTATAGGGCTTGTGGACCCTCTCGATGTGGGCGAGCCTGGAGCACGGGAGGACCTCAACGCTGCCTCCACACTGCCAGACCTGTGGAAAGACACAACTGTAATTCCAGCCCACTGCAAACCCAAGAGGCAACACGCAAACAGCTGGAGGAACGCAGCGCGTCGAGCAGCGTCTGCGGGTCGGGGAGAACCTGTCCACATTTTCAGTTTGACCCTCCATCGGGACCGAGAGTGGGAGTGGAGGGCGGCCCGGGATAGAcaggagaggtggaggggtgagAAAGGAAGTGATTGGAAtgagtggagggagtgaggtagGGAAAGGGTGATGGTGGAATTGAGAGACACGAGGAAGATGCAGCAAGATTTTGAAAAGGAGGCATATGAGGCAAGAGAGGAGAAGGGAATGTGATGGGAGGACCAGGAAAATGGGTAAAAATGGGGAGAGCAGATTAGGGCAGAAGGAGCGAGGGGAGAAgaaagagtgagagtgagagagagagagaatgagagagagagagagagagagagagagagagagagaccgcaagagagagtgtgagagagtgagtgtgactgagagagagagaaagagaggatgaggggagaaaaggggagagagagagagaatgagagacagCCAGTGACAGAGAGGGatgcccacaatgcactaaccctaacctgcacatctttggactgcgggaggaaactggaggaaacccacgcggtcagggGGTGGACGTACAGTTCCCTACCAATGCTGGCGGGAAGTGAACCCAGCTCACTGGTGCTGTAGCGCGTTATGCTTACCATAACACTATCAGCAGAATTGGTTGTCTGGGAGGTACGTGAACctctgcttcacctggaagggctgtttatgTCCCTATAACTCACACCCACCAACTCTCTCATCAGGAACACAGGGTTTAGaaccatacagcacagtacaggcccttcagcccacaatattgaaCTACTCcaacaatcaatctaacccttctgtcCTACATAACCTtccaattttctatcatccatgagccAATAAAAGGATCTATTAACTATCCctaatgtatccgcctctacaACCAACCACAACAGAGCATGGATCGAGATCGGCTCATTCAGAAGTCAGGGCTTGTGTCGATACTTGGTTCCTCTTGTGAATGACTATCCCACCGACAGAAGGACTTTGGTAGCTTTGCCATAGATTACTGGGTAGAAATAGTGAACTGGGTACAAAACTGTCTGCCTCCAGGGAGCACCTTTACAGGGTTTCGAATCACTTGTACAAAACTTCCTTTCCACAACATTTCTTGCTGCAGGCCACCCCGAGCATTTCAATTACTGACAACGAAGACAGGATCGTGACCAGCAGACACTCGACTCGATGGGAGGCCTGTGATTCAGTAAATTCTCCACTccaggggagtgtgtgattgttaCCAACACtcagagttgggggagagtgtgtgatTGTTACTCTGATACTCAG is a window encoding:
- the LOC140192377 gene encoding polypeptide N-acetylgalactosaminyltransferase 18-like gives rise to the protein AEPILTRIKEDRRRIISPSFDNIKYDNFELQEYSLSAQGFDWGLWCRYVSPSKEWWALENESAPISSPSLIGCFVVDRRYFEEIGLLDEGMEVYGGENVELSIRVWQCGGSVEVLPCSRLAHIERVHKPYTRDLATHVRRNALRVAEVWMDEFKDHVYMAWNIPSEDPGIDIGNISERKALRQRLQCKSFRWYLNNIYTQMKKYTDTLAYGTVSETVSFPGRILFGEGFGPCLFGAEQWVWLVDCQSFPGAGTDLLRL